A region of Streptomyces sp. NBC_01788 DNA encodes the following proteins:
- a CDS encoding xanthine dehydrogenase family protein molybdopterin-binding subunit yields MASSETSTTSGRGGGPTGVPTKVTQGSRTRGGIGESTLRPDGILKVTGEFAYSSDMWHEDMLWGQILRSTVAHAEIVSIDTAEALAMPGVYAVMTYDDLPTEVRNYGLEIQDTPVLAHGKVRHHGEPVAVVAADHPETARRAAAKIKVEYRELPVITDEASATAPDAVLVHENRTDHHMAHVSHPNIVHRQPIVRGDAEQAARRADFVVKGEYHFGMQDQAFLGPESGLAVPEEDGGVHLYIATQWLHSDLRQIAPVLGLPPEKVRMTLAGVGGAFGGREDLSMQIHACLLALRTGKPVKIVYNRFESFFGHVHRHPAKLYYEHGATKDGRLTHVKCRIVLDGGAYASASPAVVGNASSLGIGPYEVDDVDIEAIALYTNNPPCGAMRGFGAVQACFAYEAQMDRLADAVGMDRVEFRQLNAMSQGTIMPTGQPVDSPAPVAELLRRVKAMPMPPERQWESSEGADVRQLPGGLSNTTHGEGVVRGVGYAVGIKNVGFSEGFDDYSTAKVRMEVFGGQPVATVHTAMAEVGQGGVTVHAQIARTELGVTQVTIHPADTRVGSAGSTSASRQTYVTGGAVKNACELVREKVLEIGRRKFGSFHPAWATAELLLEGGKVVTDGGETLADLADVLEDEAVEVEEEWRHRPTEPFDLRTGQGNGHVQYSFAAHRAVVEVDTELGLVKVIELACAQDVGKALNPLSVVGQIQGGTTQGLGVAVMEEIVVDPKTAKVRNPSFTDYLIPTILDTPTIPVDVLELADDHAPYGLRGIGEAPTLSSTPAVLAAIRNATGLELNRTPVRPEHLTGM; encoded by the coding sequence ATGGCCTCCTCCGAGACCTCCACCACGTCCGGCCGGGGCGGTGGCCCCACCGGCGTGCCCACCAAGGTCACCCAGGGCTCCCGGACCAGGGGCGGCATCGGCGAGTCCACGCTCCGCCCGGACGGCATCCTCAAGGTCACCGGCGAGTTCGCGTACTCCTCCGACATGTGGCACGAGGACATGCTCTGGGGCCAGATCCTGCGCTCCACGGTCGCGCACGCCGAGATCGTCTCGATCGACACCGCCGAGGCCCTCGCCATGCCGGGCGTGTACGCCGTGATGACGTACGACGACCTGCCCACCGAGGTGAGGAACTACGGCCTGGAGATCCAGGACACCCCGGTCCTGGCCCACGGCAAGGTCCGCCACCACGGCGAGCCCGTGGCCGTCGTCGCCGCCGACCACCCGGAGACCGCCCGCCGCGCCGCCGCCAAGATCAAGGTGGAGTACCGGGAGCTGCCGGTGATCACCGACGAGGCCTCCGCGACCGCGCCGGACGCCGTCCTCGTCCACGAGAACCGCACCGACCACCACATGGCCCACGTCTCCCACCCCAACATCGTCCACCGCCAGCCGATCGTCCGCGGCGACGCCGAACAGGCCGCGAGGAGAGCCGACTTCGTCGTCAAGGGCGAGTACCACTTCGGCATGCAGGACCAGGCCTTCCTCGGCCCCGAGTCCGGGCTCGCCGTGCCCGAGGAGGACGGCGGCGTCCACCTCTACATCGCCACCCAGTGGCTGCACAGCGACCTGCGCCAGATCGCCCCGGTGCTCGGACTGCCGCCGGAGAAGGTCCGCATGACGCTGGCCGGCGTCGGCGGCGCCTTCGGCGGACGCGAGGACCTGTCGATGCAGATCCACGCCTGCCTGCTCGCACTGCGCACCGGCAAGCCCGTCAAGATCGTCTACAACCGGTTCGAGTCCTTCTTCGGGCACGTCCACCGCCACCCGGCCAAGCTGTACTACGAGCACGGGGCCACCAAGGACGGCAGGCTCACCCACGTCAAGTGCCGGATCGTGCTGGACGGCGGCGCGTACGCCTCCGCCTCCCCGGCGGTCGTCGGCAACGCCTCCTCGCTCGGCATCGGCCCCTACGAGGTCGACGACGTCGACATCGAGGCCATCGCCCTCTACACCAACAACCCGCCCTGCGGCGCGATGCGCGGCTTCGGCGCGGTCCAGGCGTGCTTCGCCTACGAGGCGCAGATGGACAGGCTCGCCGACGCCGTCGGTATGGACCGGGTGGAGTTCCGGCAGCTCAACGCCATGTCCCAGGGCACGATCATGCCGACCGGGCAGCCGGTCGACTCCCCGGCCCCGGTCGCCGAACTCCTGCGCCGCGTCAAGGCGATGCCGATGCCGCCGGAGCGCCAGTGGGAGAGCTCCGAGGGCGCCGACGTCCGGCAGCTCCCCGGTGGCCTGTCCAACACCACGCACGGCGAAGGCGTCGTCCGCGGGGTGGGCTACGCGGTCGGCATCAAGAACGTCGGCTTCTCCGAGGGCTTCGACGACTACTCCACCGCGAAGGTCCGCATGGAGGTCTTCGGCGGTCAGCCGGTCGCCACCGTGCACACCGCGATGGCGGAGGTCGGCCAGGGCGGCGTCACCGTCCACGCGCAGATCGCCCGCACCGAACTGGGCGTCACCCAGGTGACCATCCACCCGGCCGACACCCGGGTCGGCAGCGCCGGTTCGACGTCCGCTTCCCGTCAGACGTACGTCACCGGCGGCGCCGTCAAGAACGCCTGCGAGCTGGTGCGCGAGAAGGTCCTGGAGATCGGGCGCCGCAAGTTCGGCTCCTTCCACCCCGCCTGGGCCACCGCCGAACTCCTGCTGGAGGGCGGCAAGGTGGTCACCGACGGCGGCGAGACCCTGGCCGACCTGGCGGACGTCCTGGAGGACGAGGCCGTCGAGGTGGAGGAGGAGTGGCGGCACCGGCCGACCGAACCCTTCGACCTGCGCACCGGTCAGGGCAACGGCCATGTGCAGTACTCCTTCGCCGCGCACCGCGCCGTCGTCGAGGTCGACACCGAACTCGGCCTGGTGAAGGTGATCGAGCTGGCCTGCGCCCAGGACGTCGGCAAGGCACTCAACCCGCTGTCCGTCGTCGGGCAGATCCAGGGCGGCACCACCCAGGGCCTGGGCGTGGCGGTCATGGAGGAGATCGTCGTCGACCCGAAGACGGCCAAGGTGCGCAACCCGTCCTTCACGGACTACCTCATCCCCACCATCCTCGACACGCCGACCATCCCCGTCGACGTGCTCGAACTCGCCGACGACCACGCGCCGTACGGACTGCGCGGCATCGGCGAGGCCCCCACTCTGTCGTCGACCCCCGCCGTCCTGGCGGCGATCCGCAACGCGACGGGACTGGAGCTGAACCGCACGCCGGTCCGGCCGGAACACCTCACCGGCATGTGA
- a CDS encoding DUF2637 domain-containing protein, with product MRLTDISLNWLLPGAVLLLGVLTAVAVLVRGKRSSGENASADDSWERSEERRRRKEAVYGTASYVLLFCCAAVAAALSFHGLVGFGEQNLGLSGGWQYLVPFGLDGAAMFCSVLAVREASHGDAALGSRILVWMFAAAAAWFNWVHAPRGLDHAGAPHFFAGMSLSAAVLFDRALKQTRRAALREQGLVPRPLPQIRMVRWLRAPRETYKAWSLMLLEGVRSLDEAVEEVREDERQKTENRRLRREQERMERAQLKALSRGHRGFVGRGGRQTEQQALERGSSQVTTEPAIAAAELPALTRPSLQPVRKGSESGAVDLTAEDDTMALPRLDSLERKLKDLEQQFG from the coding sequence ATGAGACTGACCGACATATCGCTGAATTGGCTGCTTCCGGGCGCCGTGCTGCTCCTGGGCGTGCTGACGGCGGTTGCGGTGCTCGTGCGCGGCAAGCGCTCCTCCGGGGAGAACGCGAGCGCGGACGACTCGTGGGAGCGCAGCGAGGAGCGCCGCAGGCGCAAGGAGGCCGTCTACGGCACGGCCTCCTACGTACTGCTGTTCTGCTGTGCGGCGGTGGCCGCCGCGCTCTCCTTCCACGGCCTGGTCGGCTTCGGCGAGCAGAACCTCGGCCTGAGTGGCGGCTGGCAGTACCTCGTGCCGTTCGGCCTGGACGGCGCGGCGATGTTCTGTTCCGTGCTCGCGGTGCGCGAGGCCAGCCACGGTGACGCGGCGCTCGGCTCCCGGATACTCGTGTGGATGTTCGCCGCCGCCGCGGCCTGGTTCAACTGGGTGCACGCGCCCAGGGGCCTCGACCACGCGGGGGCGCCGCACTTCTTCGCGGGCATGTCGCTCTCGGCCGCGGTCCTGTTCGACCGCGCGCTGAAGCAGACCCGCCGGGCCGCCCTGCGCGAGCAGGGTCTGGTGCCGCGCCCCCTGCCGCAGATCCGCATGGTGCGCTGGCTGCGGGCGCCGCGTGAGACCTACAAGGCCTGGTCGCTGATGCTCCTGGAGGGCGTGCGCAGCCTGGACGAGGCGGTCGAAGAGGTGCGCGAGGACGAGCGCCAGAAGACGGAGAACCGGCGACTGCGGCGCGAGCAGGAGCGCATGGAGCGGGCGCAGCTGAAGGCGCTCAGCCGGGGCCACCGCGGCTTCGTCGGGCGCGGCGGCCGGCAGACGGAGCAGCAGGCCCTGGAGCGCGGCTCCAGCCAGGTCACCACGGAGCCTGCCATAGCGGCGGCGGAGCTTCCGGCGCTCACGCGCCCGTCCCTGCAGCCCGTCCGCAAGGGTTCCGAGAGCGGCGCCGTCGACCTCACCGCGGAGGACGACACAATGGCTTTGCCGCGTCTCGACTCCCTGGAGCGCAAGCTCAAGGACCTGGAGCAGCAGTTCGGCTAG
- a CDS encoding (2Fe-2S)-binding protein gives MRVNFIVNGRPQQADDVWEGESLLYVLRERLGLPGSKNACEQGECGSCTVRLDGVPVCSCLVAAGQAEGREVVTVEGLADFAEQRSGGTRARGTTLEDAQRWQPRGAQPGVGGELSPIQQAFIDAGAVQCGFCTPGLLVAADEMLERNPDPTDADIREALSGNLCRCTGYEKIMDAVRLAAARQSEGV, from the coding sequence ATGCGCGTCAACTTCATCGTCAACGGACGACCGCAGCAGGCCGACGACGTCTGGGAGGGGGAGTCCCTGCTGTACGTCCTGCGCGAGCGACTGGGGCTGCCCGGCTCCAAGAACGCCTGCGAGCAGGGTGAGTGCGGATCGTGCACGGTGCGCCTGGACGGCGTGCCGGTGTGCTCCTGCCTGGTCGCCGCCGGGCAGGCCGAGGGCCGCGAGGTCGTGACCGTCGAGGGCCTGGCGGACTTCGCCGAGCAGCGGTCCGGCGGCACTCGGGCCCGCGGCACGACGCTGGAGGACGCCCAGCGGTGGCAGCCGCGGGGCGCGCAGCCCGGCGTGGGCGGTGAACTCTCGCCGATCCAGCAGGCGTTCATCGACGCGGGCGCCGTCCAGTGCGGGTTCTGCACCCCGGGCCTGCTGGTCGCCGCCGACGAGATGCTGGAACGCAACCCCGACCCGACCGACGCGGACATCCGCGAGGCCCTGTCGGGCAACCTGTGCCGCTGCACGGGCTACGAGAAGATCATGGACGCGGTCCGCCTGGCGGCCGCCCGGCAGTCCGAGGGGGTCTGA
- a CDS encoding ATP-binding protein, whose amino-acid sequence METQARGGGPAMVGASSARTAEEQTERAAGGLPGRPAPPQLRCRLGRADLKAVPEARRALRALLRHWGGPGTSDVAELLTSELVTNALVHTDADAVLTATVSTHGLRVEVRDFVARRPRPRAQGTGESTGGRGLVLVQSLADTWGVCMHGVGKSVWFELGAQAA is encoded by the coding sequence ATGGAGACGCAGGCGCGAGGGGGCGGTCCCGCCATGGTCGGGGCCTCCTCGGCTCGGACGGCGGAGGAACAGACGGAAAGAGCGGCGGGCGGCTTACCCGGCCGGCCCGCGCCGCCCCAGCTCAGGTGCAGGCTGGGACGGGCCGATCTCAAGGCGGTGCCCGAGGCGCGACGGGCGCTGCGCGCACTGCTGCGCCACTGGGGCGGGCCGGGCACGTCGGACGTCGCGGAACTGCTCACCAGCGAGCTGGTCACCAACGCGCTCGTCCACACCGACGCCGACGCGGTCCTCACGGCCACCGTGTCCACGCACGGACTGCGCGTGGAGGTACGGGACTTCGTCGCCCGACGGCCTCGGCCCCGGGCCCAGGGGACGGGCGAGAGCACCGGCGGGCGTGGCCTGGTCCTGGTGCAGTCCCTCGCGGACACATGGGGCGTGTGCATGCACGGCGTCGGAAAGTCCGTCTGGTTCGAACTGGGCGCCCAGGCCGCGTGA
- a CDS encoding (2Fe-2S)-binding protein produces the protein MPVPPSAVADAYDRLTEVFPGLTVTEPGPGEPVPDGGGWTPAASLAAGGTGLDAFLAWDDAQVLRDYGTPARPDVVATFGLHRYAWPACLLFTVPWFLHRRVPRLPVTHVSYDRTAGRMAVRPTAFACLPGDPAASLPGARVVPDEEALRAELRAAVAEHLEPVLTGFGPRMRRRGRALWGMATDEIVEGLWYVAHLLGEQRRAMRELELLLPGATRPYVGSAAFRELTGPDGESPPSSSSRGYPQPTRDRASCCMFYTVRPEDLCVTCPRTRDADRIAKLTAAAAG, from the coding sequence ATGCCTGTGCCCCCTTCGGCCGTGGCGGACGCCTACGACCGCCTCACCGAGGTCTTCCCCGGCCTCACGGTGACGGAGCCCGGCCCCGGCGAGCCCGTCCCGGACGGCGGCGGCTGGACCCCGGCCGCCTCCCTCGCGGCGGGCGGGACCGGCCTGGACGCCTTCCTGGCCTGGGACGACGCCCAGGTGCTGCGCGACTACGGCACACCCGCCCGCCCGGACGTCGTGGCGACCTTCGGACTGCACCGCTACGCCTGGCCCGCCTGCCTGCTGTTCACCGTGCCGTGGTTCCTGCACCGCCGGGTGCCCCGTCTCCCCGTGACCCACGTCTCCTACGACCGGACCGCCGGCCGCATGGCCGTACGTCCCACCGCCTTCGCCTGCCTGCCGGGCGACCCGGCGGCCTCGCTGCCCGGCGCGCGCGTCGTGCCCGACGAGGAGGCGCTGCGGGCCGAACTGCGCGCGGCCGTCGCCGAGCACCTGGAGCCCGTGCTGACCGGGTTCGGCCCCCGCATGCGCCGACGCGGGCGCGCCCTGTGGGGCATGGCGACCGACGAGATCGTCGAGGGTCTCTGGTACGTCGCCCATCTGCTCGGCGAGCAGCGGCGGGCGATGCGCGAACTGGAACTGCTGCTGCCGGGAGCGACCCGGCCGTACGTCGGCTCCGCCGCCTTCCGGGAGCTGACCGGGCCGGACGGCGAGTCTCCCCCAAGCTCTTCGAGCAGGGGGTACCCCCAGCCCACCCGCGACCGGGCGAGCTGCTGCATGTTCTACACCGTGCGCCCCGAGGACCTCTGCGTCACCTGCCCGCGCACCCGCGACGCGGACCGGATCGCCAAACTGACGGCCGCCGCCGCGGGCTGA
- a CDS encoding PucR family transcriptional regulator, producing MRLRALLDTDALGLKLLGGEEELDRTVRGVMTTDLRDPSRYLSGGELVLSGLAWRRDAADSEPFVRILVRAGVAALAAGEAELGPVPEDLVAACARHGLPLFAVNESVAFATITEHVVRQVSGERAGDLAAVVERHRRMMTAGPAGGGPDVVLDLLGSDLDLRAWLLSPTGRLIAGPRVPGPALAPDVCARLAAEHLSAARTGRRGPHRVTLGPTTYSLFPIRGGGRSPQSAQAAPDVRETVLSDWLLAVEADAGEWPDERLDLLQGVTQLIAVERDRRDAARTVRRRLAQEVLELVQTGAPPAEVAARLRVAAPVLLPGIGAAPHWQVIVASVEWDDGRGEGGRIAQALLEEILVDAPPGSSGRGTHGSSAEPSARTAVAHTDDEAIALVPLPAVSTEHDGSETGILADALLEAVRDPLSAGLDGDGRLTLGVSATVHSAEGLRGALEEARHARRVAAARPGRVCAAGHQELASHVLLLPFVPDDVRRAFTARLLDPLREYDRRHRAELIPTLEAFLDCDGSWTRCATRLHLHVNTLRYRVGRIEQLTGRDLSRLEDKLDFFLALRMS from the coding sequence ATGCGGCTGCGCGCACTGCTGGACACCGATGCGCTGGGCCTGAAGCTGCTCGGCGGGGAGGAGGAGCTGGACCGCACCGTCCGGGGTGTCATGACCACCGACCTGCGCGATCCCAGCCGCTACCTCTCCGGCGGTGAGCTGGTGCTGTCGGGGCTCGCCTGGCGCCGGGACGCCGCCGACTCCGAGCCGTTCGTACGGATCCTGGTACGGGCCGGGGTGGCCGCCCTGGCGGCGGGCGAGGCGGAGCTGGGGCCAGTGCCCGAGGACCTCGTGGCGGCCTGCGCCCGGCACGGGCTGCCGCTGTTCGCGGTGAACGAGTCGGTGGCGTTCGCGACGATCACCGAGCACGTCGTGCGGCAGGTGTCCGGCGAGCGCGCCGGTGACCTCGCGGCCGTGGTGGAGCGGCACCGCAGGATGATGACGGCCGGCCCGGCGGGCGGCGGCCCGGACGTGGTGCTCGACCTGCTGGGCTCCGACCTGGACCTGCGGGCCTGGCTGCTCTCCCCCACCGGCCGGCTCATCGCCGGGCCCAGGGTGCCCGGTCCGGCGCTGGCCCCCGACGTGTGTGCCCGGCTCGCCGCCGAGCACCTGTCGGCCGCCCGCACCGGCCGGCGCGGCCCGCACCGGGTGACGCTGGGCCCGACGACGTACTCCCTGTTCCCCATCCGCGGCGGTGGCCGCTCGCCGCAATCCGCGCAGGCCGCTCCGGACGTGCGCGAGACGGTGCTGTCGGACTGGCTGCTGGCCGTGGAGGCGGACGCGGGCGAGTGGCCCGACGAGCGGCTGGACCTGCTCCAGGGCGTCACCCAGCTCATCGCGGTCGAACGGGACCGCCGCGACGCCGCCCGCACGGTGCGCAGGCGCCTGGCCCAGGAGGTGCTGGAGCTGGTGCAGACCGGCGCGCCGCCCGCGGAGGTCGCCGCGCGGCTGAGGGTGGCCGCGCCGGTGCTGCTGCCCGGTATCGGGGCGGCGCCGCACTGGCAGGTGATCGTGGCGAGCGTCGAGTGGGACGACGGGCGGGGCGAGGGCGGGCGGATCGCCCAGGCGCTCCTTGAGGAGATCCTCGTCGACGCTCCCCCCGGCTCTTCGGGCAGGGGGACGCACGGGAGCAGTGCCGAGCCCTCCGCCCGGACAGCCGTCGCCCACACGGACGACGAGGCGATCGCGCTCGTACCGCTCCCCGCCGTCTCGACCGAGCACGACGGCTCCGAGACCGGGATCCTCGCCGACGCGCTGCTGGAGGCCGTACGCGACCCGCTGTCGGCCGGACTCGACGGCGACGGGCGGCTCACCCTGGGCGTCAGCGCGACCGTGCACTCGGCCGAGGGGCTGCGCGGGGCACTGGAGGAGGCCCGGCACGCCCGGCGGGTCGCGGCGGCGCGCCCGGGGCGCGTCTGCGCGGCCGGGCACCAGGAGCTGGCCTCCCACGTACTGCTGCTGCCCTTCGTCCCGGACGACGTGCGCCGCGCCTTCACCGCGCGACTCCTTGACCCGCTGCGGGAGTACGACCGCCGTCACCGCGCCGAGCTGATCCCCACCCTGGAGGCCTTCCTCGACTGCGACGGCTCCTGGACCCGCTGCGCCACCCGGCTCCACCTGCACGTCAACACGCTGCGCTACCGGGTCGGGCGTATCGAGCAGTTGACGGGCCGTGACCTGTCCCGCCTGGAGGACAAGCTGGACTTCTTCCTGGCGCTGCGCATGAGTTGA
- a CDS encoding pyruvate dehydrogenase has product MAKQSVAEQFVDILVRAGVKRLYGVVGDSLNPVVDAVRRNAAIDWIHVRHEETAAFAAGAEAQITGHLTACAGSCGPGNLHLINGLYDAHRSMAPVLALASHIPSGEIGLGYFQETHPDRLFADCSHYSELISNPKQMPRLLQTAIQNAVGRRGVSVVALPGDIAAEPAPERAAETAIVTSRPTVRPGDAEIDRLVEMIDEADRITLFCGSGTAGAHAEVMEFAERIKSPVGHALRGKEFIQYDNPYDVGMSGLLGYGAAYEATHECDLLILLGTDFPYNAFLPTDVKIAQVDVRPENLGRRSRLDLAVWGDVKETLRCLVPRVRVKADRRFLDRMLKKHADALEGVVKAYTRKVDKHVPIHPEYVAAVLDEVADDDAVFTIDTGMCNVWGARYISPNGRRRVIGSFSHGSMANALPMAIGAQFTDRRRQVVSMSGDGGFAMLMGDFLTLVQYDLPVKVVLFNNSSLGMVELEMMVAGLPSYGTAMKNPDFAAVARACGAHGVRVEKPKHLAGALKEAFSHKGPALVDVVTDPNALSIPPKIRAEMVTGFALSASKMVLDGGVGRMVQMARSNLRNMPRP; this is encoded by the coding sequence ATGGCCAAGCAGAGCGTCGCAGAGCAGTTCGTCGACATCCTCGTCCGCGCCGGAGTCAAACGCCTGTACGGCGTGGTCGGGGACAGCCTGAACCCGGTCGTCGACGCGGTCCGCCGCAACGCCGCCATCGACTGGATCCACGTCCGCCACGAGGAGACCGCCGCCTTCGCGGCCGGCGCCGAGGCCCAGATCACGGGACATCTGACGGCCTGCGCCGGCTCCTGCGGGCCCGGCAACCTGCACCTGATCAACGGCCTGTACGACGCCCACCGCTCCATGGCCCCGGTCCTCGCCCTCGCCTCGCACATCCCCTCCGGCGAGATCGGCCTCGGCTACTTCCAGGAGACCCACCCCGACCGGCTGTTCGCCGATTGCAGCCACTACAGCGAACTGATCTCCAACCCCAAGCAGATGCCCCGGCTGCTCCAGACGGCCATCCAGAACGCGGTGGGGCGCCGCGGCGTCAGCGTGGTGGCACTGCCCGGCGACATCGCCGCCGAGCCCGCGCCCGAACGGGCCGCCGAGACCGCCATCGTCACCTCCCGGCCCACCGTCCGGCCCGGCGACGCCGAGATCGACCGGCTCGTCGAGATGATCGACGAGGCCGACCGGATCACCCTCTTCTGCGGCAGCGGCACGGCGGGCGCGCACGCCGAGGTGATGGAGTTCGCCGAGCGCATCAAGTCCCCGGTCGGGCACGCGCTGCGCGGCAAGGAGTTCATCCAGTACGACAACCCGTACGACGTCGGCATGAGCGGACTGCTCGGCTACGGCGCCGCCTACGAGGCCACCCACGAGTGCGACCTGCTGATCCTGCTCGGCACGGACTTCCCGTACAACGCCTTCCTGCCCACCGATGTGAAGATCGCCCAGGTCGACGTCCGGCCGGAGAACCTCGGCCGCCGTTCCCGCCTCGACCTCGCGGTGTGGGGCGATGTGAAGGAGACCCTGCGCTGCCTCGTGCCGAGGGTGCGGGTCAAGGCCGACCGGCGTTTTCTGGACCGGATGCTGAAGAAGCACGCGGACGCGCTGGAGGGGGTCGTCAAGGCGTACACGAGGAAGGTGGACAAGCACGTCCCGATCCACCCCGAGTACGTGGCCGCTGTCCTGGACGAAGTGGCCGACGACGACGCCGTGTTCACCATCGACACCGGCATGTGCAATGTCTGGGGCGCCCGCTACATCTCGCCCAACGGGCGCCGCCGCGTCATCGGTTCCTTCTCGCACGGCTCGATGGCCAACGCGCTGCCGATGGCGATCGGCGCGCAGTTCACCGACCGCCGCCGCCAGGTCGTGTCCATGTCCGGGGACGGCGGATTCGCCATGCTGATGGGCGACTTCCTGACCCTGGTGCAGTACGACCTGCCCGTGAAGGTCGTCCTGTTCAACAACTCCTCCTTGGGCATGGTGGAGTTGGAGATGATGGTGGCGGGCCTGCCCTCCTACGGGACGGCCATGAAAAACCCCGACTTCGCCGCCGTCGCCCGCGCCTGCGGCGCCCACGGCGTCCGGGTGGAGAAGCCGAAGCATCTCGCGGGCGCCCTGAAGGAGGCATTCAGCCACAAGGGCCCCGCCCTCGTGGACGTCGTCACCGACCCCAACGCCCTGTCGATCCCGCCGAAGATCAGGGCCGAGATGGTGACCGGGTTCGCACTGTCGGCCTCGAAGATGGTCCTGGACGGAGGCGTCGGCCGCATGGTGCAGATGGCCCGCTCCAACCTGCGCAACATGCCCCGGCCATAG
- a CDS encoding GntR family transcriptional regulator yields the protein MKQGAQDSTGIRTPGAGGSAVPRVPCQPQAGDLRREQGAADPWRKQEATAAADRPAEGVRGEHTHGEAPVPSPRPLVRRSSVRGQILQALRTALVAGELKPGEVYSAPALGERFGVSATPVREAMQQLTLEGAVEVVPNRGFRVVERGGRELAELAEVRALLEVPVMLRLARRVPVERWAELRPLAEATVRAASSGCRATYAEADRAFHRAVLSLSGNEQLVQIADDLHRRAQWPLVGGAVRPARADLLADAAEHTALLDALVARDVEVVRSLATEHFAGAD from the coding sequence GTGAAGCAGGGCGCGCAGGACTCCACCGGCATCCGGACCCCCGGGGCCGGCGGGAGCGCCGTGCCGCGTGTGCCGTGCCAGCCGCAGGCCGGGGACCTGCGGCGCGAGCAGGGAGCCGCTGATCCGTGGCGAAAGCAGGAGGCCACGGCTGCCGCGGACCGCCCGGCGGAGGGCGTCCGCGGCGAGCACACGCACGGCGAAGCGCCCGTGCCGAGCCCCCGGCCCCTGGTGCGGCGCTCCTCCGTGCGCGGTCAGATCCTGCAGGCCCTGCGCACTGCCCTGGTGGCGGGGGAACTGAAACCCGGCGAGGTCTACTCGGCGCCCGCGCTCGGCGAGCGGTTCGGGGTGTCCGCGACCCCCGTGCGCGAGGCGATGCAGCAACTCACGCTGGAGGGCGCCGTCGAGGTCGTGCCCAACCGCGGCTTCCGGGTGGTCGAGCGAGGCGGCCGCGAGCTCGCCGAACTGGCCGAGGTGCGGGCCCTGCTGGAGGTGCCGGTGATGCTGCGGCTGGCCCGCCGCGTGCCCGTCGAGCGCTGGGCCGAGCTGCGGCCGCTCGCCGAGGCCACCGTGCGGGCCGCGTCCTCCGGCTGCCGGGCGACCTACGCCGAGGCCGACCGCGCCTTCCACCGCGCGGTGCTGTCCCTCTCCGGGAACGAGCAGCTCGTCCAGATCGCCGATGACCTGCACCGCCGCGCGCAGTGGCCGCTCGTCGGCGGCGCCGTCCGCCCGGCCCGCGCCGACCTGCTCGCCGACGCGGCCGAACACACCGCCCTCCTCGACGCCCTCGTCGCCCGCGACGTGGAAGTGGTCCGCAGCCTGGCCACCGAGCACTTCGCAGGAGCGGACTAG
- a CDS encoding FAD binding domain-containing protein — MDFLRPASWEEALAAKAEHPAAVPIAGGTDVMVEINFDHRRPEYLLDLNRVADLQEWEVGEDAVRLGASVPYTKIMENLRAELPGLALASHTVASPQIRNRGGVGGNLGTASPAGDAHPALLAAGAEVEVESVRGSRRIPIDDFYTGVKRNALQPDELIRAVHVRRADGPQQFSKVGTRNAMVIAVCAFGLALHPETRTVRTGIGSAAPTPVRAKTAEEFLNAALDEGGFWDSGEIITPSVARQFAQLCSAACNPIDDVRGTASYRRHAVGVMARRTLTWTWESYRGARGTACQKGGAA; from the coding sequence ATGGACTTCCTTCGCCCCGCCAGCTGGGAGGAGGCGCTCGCCGCGAAGGCCGAGCACCCCGCCGCCGTGCCGATCGCGGGCGGCACCGACGTGATGGTCGAGATCAACTTCGACCACCGCCGGCCCGAGTACCTCCTCGACCTGAACCGGGTCGCCGACCTCCAGGAGTGGGAGGTCGGAGAGGACGCCGTGCGGCTCGGCGCCTCCGTTCCGTACACGAAGATCATGGAGAACCTGCGGGCCGAGCTGCCGGGCCTGGCCCTCGCCTCGCACACGGTCGCCTCCCCGCAGATCCGCAACCGCGGCGGGGTCGGCGGCAACCTCGGCACCGCCTCCCCGGCGGGCGACGCCCACCCCGCCCTGCTGGCGGCCGGCGCCGAGGTCGAGGTGGAGTCGGTCCGCGGCTCCCGCCGGATCCCGATCGACGACTTCTACACCGGCGTCAAGCGCAACGCCCTGCAGCCCGACGAGCTGATCCGCGCCGTCCATGTCCGCAGGGCCGACGGACCGCAGCAGTTCTCCAAGGTCGGCACCCGCAACGCCATGGTCATCGCCGTGTGCGCCTTCGGCCTCGCCCTGCACCCGGAGACCCGGACGGTGCGCACCGGCATCGGCTCCGCCGCGCCCACGCCCGTCCGGGCGAAGACCGCGGAGGAGTTCCTGAACGCGGCGCTCGACGAGGGCGGCTTCTGGGACAGCGGGGAGATCATCACCCCGTCGGTCGCCCGGCAGTTCGCGCAGCTCTGCTCCGCCGCCTGCAACCCGATCGACGACGTCCGGGGCACCGCGAGCTACCGCCGCCACGCGGTGGGCGTCATGGCCCGCCGGACGCTCACCTGGACCTGGGAGTCGTACCGCGGCGCACGAGGCACCGCCTGTCAGAAGGGGGGCGCTGCGTGA